The region TAAAATCAAAGATAGGCATAATTACTTGGCAAGTTAAAAATATATAAGGGAGGAAAATTATATGAAAAAGAGAATTATATCACTGTTAATGATTATGTGTATGGCTATGACATTATTAACTGGATGCGGTTCAAAACCAGCTAATGATGCTGACGGTGAAGTTAAAACAGAGGCTGGTGAAGCTAAAGAAGCTAGTGAAAGTATTACCGTAACAGATATGCTTGGTAGGGAAGTAACAATAGAAAATGGAGTAGCAGAAAAGGTTATTGCAAATAATTCTGGAGCATTGAGATTATATTGCTATGTTGGAAGCATAGATAAATTAGTTGGGGTACCAGAAAGAGAAAAAAAGGATTCTAGAAGAAGACCATATGCATTGGCAAATCCAGGAATAGTTGAGATCCCTAGTTTTGGTCAAGGTAGTGGCAGTAATGGTGATGATTTTGAAAAGATATTAGAACTTAATCCAGATGTAATTTTTGCTATTGATGATGATAAGGCTAATCTTGATAAGATGCAAGAAAAGCTTGGGATTCCTGTAGTTGCTTTAAGTTATGGGACAGGAGTTATATTTGATGAAGATGTATATGATTCTTTAAAGCTTATTGGAGAAATTATAGGTGAGGAAGAAAGAGCAAACGAAGTAGTTGAATACATGGAAGAGTGTAAAAAAGATTTAAATGATAGAACAAAAGATATACCAGATGACCAAAAATTAACTGCTTATGCAGGTGGCTTAGCATGGAGTGGTTCTCATGGAATTGAAAGTACTAGAGAAAATTATCCTTTGTTTGATGCAGTAAATGCTAAGAATGTAGTTCAAGGGATAGGTCAAGATGGTGCTATTATGATAGATAAGGAAAAGTTACTTGAATGGAATCCAGATAGAATATTTATTGATTTAGCAAGTTTTTCTCTTGTCCAAGAAGACTATATGAAAAACCCAGAATACTATAAATCATTAGATGCTTTTAAAAATGGTGAAGTATATTCTCAATTACCTTATGTTTGGTGTTGGGTTAATGTTGATACAGCTATGGCTGATGCTTATTATATAGGAAAAGTTTTATATCCAGAACAATTTAAGGATGTTGATCCTGCGGAAAAAGCAGACGAAATTTATGAGTTCCTTGTTGGAAAAGGAGTTTACTCAGAAATGGTAGAAGAAGATGGTGGATTCCAAAAGATAACACTAGAAGATTTAGAAAATATAGAAGTAGAAAAGTAAATATTGGTGGGAGATGTTAAGTTATTAGTTGGTGGTGTATATTTGGTAATATAAGGTGACAGAATGGTTATTCTGTCACCTATTCTTTTTTTATGGATGAGTTGATATAATATATAGAAAAGGGGGACTGAACATGATACTAATATTAAACTGCTTATTAGAAGAAAAGAGTGTCAATGATTTTAATAAAGCTATGAAAAAACATCTTGGAAACTTACCTATTAACTATGAAATCATCAGAGTAAGAGAAGCAGGTAAAATAGCCAACTTGAATGTATATTCTCATCTAATAATATCTGGCTCTGGAGCTTCACCTGCAGAAGATAATCCTTGGAATTCTGACCTTGAAAAGATAATAAAACATTTTGTAAACAATAAAAAGCCAATACTTGGAATATGCTATGGACATCAATTTCTTGTTAGAGTATTAGCTGGAGTAGATCATGTAAGAAAAGCTGAAAAGGGAGAAATAGGTTTTGCAAGTATTGATATTGATGACAATGAGATATTTAATGGAATAGTAGATCCTGTATTTAGTGTAGCTCATTATGAAGAAGTATTTGATTTAAATGAAGATTTTAAGATAATAGCTAGAAATAAAAATTGTGCAGTTCATGCATTTCAATATAAAAACTTGCCAATTTGGGGCACTCAATTTCATCCAGAATATGGTCCAGAAGATACAAGGGCTAATATCAACGAGTATAGAGAAAAGGACCCTGATTTTGAAAAATACTATATCTATGATTTAGAAGATGAGAAAAAAACAATTCAAAACAAATTGATATTTGATAACTTTATAAGTTCTAATAAGATATGTTTAAGACCTCATCATCTAATGTGCATACAATCTTATATAGGTAAGGGATATAGTGAAGAATTTGTAAAAAATATGGATATTGTTGTTGGAAGTTTAAGAGAAAACAAAGATCAAATTATTAGATTAGTTGAAGGAAATGATCATGTTTGTAGCCATTGCCCTCATAATATAGACGGAAGAAAGTGTGAATCAGATGAAAAGGTAGTCACAATGGATAGAAAGGTACTTAAGTATTTAGAAATTACTCCAGGAGAGTATAGTTATAGTCAATTATTCAATAGGCTAAAAGAAAAATTGACTGACGAAGCCTTCAGAGATATCTGTGGAGACTGTGAATGGTATGAACTTTGCCATTAACTTATTGCCATATAATAAGGAGAGGAATTCTATGAAAATCAAAAAAATGATAGCACCTATAATAATTACTTGCTTATTGTTATTATATTTTTTCTTGTATATTTTAGGGATTATTAATATTCCTAGTCAGTTATGGGTAAAAATAATTATGCTAATAATTCCATTAGGGCTAATGGGAGTCAGCATATTTGTTTTAGTTGAAAGAATAAAAGAGATAAGGAGTGGTGAAGAAGATGATCTTAGTAAATACTGATTATTATAATGACAAAGAACTAGAAATGCTTGGACTT is a window of Anaerosalibacter sp. Marseille-P3206 DNA encoding:
- a CDS encoding iron ABC transporter substrate-binding protein, encoding MKKRIISLLMIMCMAMTLLTGCGSKPANDADGEVKTEAGEAKEASESITVTDMLGREVTIENGVAEKVIANNSGALRLYCYVGSIDKLVGVPEREKKDSRRRPYALANPGIVEIPSFGQGSGSNGDDFEKILELNPDVIFAIDDDKANLDKMQEKLGIPVVALSYGTGVIFDEDVYDSLKLIGEIIGEEERANEVVEYMEECKKDLNDRTKDIPDDQKLTAYAGGLAWSGSHGIESTRENYPLFDAVNAKNVVQGIGQDGAIMIDKEKLLEWNPDRIFIDLASFSLVQEDYMKNPEYYKSLDAFKNGEVYSQLPYVWCWVNVDTAMADAYYIGKVLYPEQFKDVDPAEKADEIYEFLVGKGVYSEMVEEDGGFQKITLEDLENIEVEK
- a CDS encoding DUF1284 domain-containing protein, which codes for MILILNCLLEEKSVNDFNKAMKKHLGNLPINYEIIRVREAGKIANLNVYSHLIISGSGASPAEDNPWNSDLEKIIKHFVNNKKPILGICYGHQFLVRVLAGVDHVRKAEKGEIGFASIDIDDNEIFNGIVDPVFSVAHYEEVFDLNEDFKIIARNKNCAVHAFQYKNLPIWGTQFHPEYGPEDTRANINEYREKDPDFEKYYIYDLEDEKKTIQNKLIFDNFISSNKICLRPHHLMCIQSYIGKGYSEEFVKNMDIVVGSLRENKDQIIRLVEGNDHVCSHCPHNIDGRKCESDEKVVTMDRKVLKYLEITPGEYSYSQLFNRLKEKLTDEAFRDICGDCEWYELCH